DNA from Acetobacter aceti NBRC 14818:
CTTTACCAGCCCGGCCTTTCATCGCGTGGCGCTTTGCATGGCTCCCGCCGGTTTTCTGGCCCTGCTGTGTGGCTGGATAACCACCGAGGTCGGTCGCCAGCCCTGGACTGTTTACGGACTTCTGCGGACTTCACAGAGCGTTTCGCCAGTCGTGCTGTCTAGCATGGTGGTGTCGATGACCGTGTTCGTCGTTGTCTACGTCGTCGTTTTTGGTTCGGGTCTCGGCATTCTTGTCCGCATGCTTGGCCGTGAACCCGAGGAAGGCGAACACGACGCCGATCCGTCCCATGCCTCCGATATTCTGGCGACGCGAACCCATCCCGCCATCGTCGATGCTTCTGCTGCGAAAGGTGCTTGAAAGATGATGGATTTTGCACACTGGCTGCCGATCATCTGGGCCGTTATCCTGATCGCTGCGATCTCGATCTATGTCATTCTTGACGGGTTCGATCTCGGCATTGGCATGCTGTTCATGCTCGAACGGGACGAGACACGACGCAATGTCATGATCAGCACGATCGCTCCGGTCTGGGACGGTAACGAGACATGGATGGTTCTGGGGGGCGCCGTGCTCTACGGTGTTTTCCCCGGCGCTTATGCCACGCTGCTGCCCGCCTTCTATCTGCCGATCGTGCTGATGCTGGTTGCCCTGATCTTTCGTGGTGTCGCCTTCGAATTCCGCGTAATGACCAGAGGCACACCCCGCGCACGACACTGGGATCTTGGTTTCATGATCGGCTCGGCGGTTGCCGCGTTCTGTCAGGGATCGGTCCTCGGCGGCGTGATCCAGGGCGTCAAGGTTACTGACGGCGCTTTTTCAGGCGGATCACTCGACTGGCTGACACCATTCACCATCCTTTGCGGACTGTCGGTGATGTGCGGTTATGCCCTGCTTGGCGCAACGTGGCTGGTATGGCGGACGACCGGCGTTCTGGAAGCCTCTTGCCGCCACTGGGCAGGCCGACTGGCGATCGGGCTGTTCACATGTATCGTCGCTGTCAGCTTCTGGACGCCCCTGCTGCATGCGCCTTATCTCCGCCGCTGGACGGAATGGCCGAACATCCTGTTCGTGGCCCCGGTGCCTGTACTCGTGATCGTGTTTGGTCTTCTGCTGGCTGCAAGTCTGCGAAAAGGGCATTCTCGTGTGCCTTTCCTTTGCGCTCTTGGCTGGTTCTTTCTGTGCCTGTCCGGTCTTGGCATTACCGTATGGCCCTATGCCGTGCCGCCAACACTGACCCTGTGGGACGTGTCGTCGCCGCCTTCCAGCCAGTTCTTCCAGCTTGTCGGGACCGTCACCCTTCTGCCGATCATCCTGACCTACACAATTTACTCCTATCGCGTGTTTCGCGGAAAAGTGTCTGAAGCCGATGGCTACCATTGAAATTGTAAAGGGTGACGGTTCGCGGGCGTCCCGTCACCTGAGCATCCGGTTGGCGTGGCTTATCGCCATCTGGATTGTCAGTACCGCCGCATTCTTTATCGCAGCCTCGTTACTTCATCTTCTGGTGCCCAAATGAAAAATGCATCTCTCCTGATGGCCGAAAGAACAGGCACAATGTCTGAAAGCCCCATGATTTTCGAATTCGAGCGCGACTTCGCCGGTTCGCTGCGTTGTATTCCCATGATTACGCGGCAAAAGCTCGATATTGTCGGCATCAAGATGACGCTTCGTCAGTGGAGCCGGCTGTCGCGTGAGGAACGGGGCAGGCTGGTGGAGATGTGCTGCGATACGCCCGCGGAACAGGAAGCATACCGCGCCCTTGTTCTGGATCTGATTGCGGCACGGGCGGATGAGCCTGTGCGCTTTCTGCCCCCTCTGACGTTTGAAGACTGGCGCGAGGCGGATCAGATGCCGGAAGCGGTATCGATACAGGCAGAGGCGGACGGTGTGCCAGTTCCCACGCCGCAGCAATGGGCAGCGTTATCGCCGCTTGAGCGATTTGCGCTGATCAAGCTCGCAAGATCGAAGCATGAAAATGAAAATTTCGTGCCAGCATTGAAAGAGTTCGGCATCCTTCAGGGAGAGGGTTGATATCATGAGCAAAGAAAAAGAATCTGAATTCAAGCCCTATCATCATCCTGCTGGTGGATGGGGAGCCGCGAACGCGACAGCCAAGGTCCTTATGGAACAGAGTGTTCTGGTCAAGGGATCACGCGGTCTGCTGGCAATGAACCAGCCGGGCGGCTTCAAATGCCCGAGCTGTGCTTTCCCTGATCCCGATCATCGCAAGACACTTGAATTCTGCGAGAACGGTGCCAAGACGCTGGCGCATGAGGTGACCAAGGCGCGCGTCACGCGGGAGTTCTTCGCCCAGCATACCGTCACGGAACTGATGGAGCGCAGCGATTACTGGCTGGAGATGCAAGGGCGTCTGACCGAGCCCATGCGCTATGATGCGGCAACCGACAAATACGTTCCGGTCGCTTGGGACGATGCGTTCGCGTTGATCGGCAAGCATCTTCAGGCGCTCGACAGTCCGCATCAGGCGGAGTTCTACACATCCGGCAGAACGGCCAATGAAACGGCGTTTCTCTATTCCATCTTCGTGCGTGAATTCGGGACCAACAATTTCCCCGACTGCTCGAACATGTGCCACGAGCCGACATCGCGGGGACTGCCGCCAGCCATTGGCATCGGCAAAGGCACGATTGTCATGGCCGATTTCGAGCATGCCGAGGCAATCTTCGTTATCGGACAGAATACGGGCACCAATTCCCCACGCATGATGACGAACCTCGTGGAGGCGCGCAAACGCGGCATCCCGATCGTGCTGATCAATCCGATGCCCGAACGTGCGCTGATCCGCTTCACCGAGCCGCAGGACATCCTGCAGATGGGGACGTTTGGTTCAACCGCGATTTCCAGCGAATTCGTGCATGTGCGTATTGGTGGCGATCTGGCCATTTTCAAAGGCATGATGCGCGCGCTGTTCGAAGCCGAAGAGCGTGGTGAGAAGGTTCTGGATCAGGACTTCATCGCGGAGCACACAGCGGGACTGGAGGCTCTGCGTGCGGATGTGATGTCAGTCTCCTGGGCGGATATCACCCGCATATCCGGAGTGTCTGAAGAACAGATCCGCCGGATTGCCGGAATTTACGCCAAATCGAACGCGACGATCATCTGCTACGGGATGGGACTGACGCAGCATCAGGAAGGTTCTCATCTTGTTCAGCAGGTGGCGAGTCTGCTGCTTCTGAAAGGGAATTTCGGAAAGAAGGGTGCAGGTATCGCCCCGATCCGGGGGCATTCCAACGTGCAGGGCGACCGCACGGTCGGCATCGACGAGAAGCCAACGCAGGCCTATCTGGATCGCGTGCGGGATGTCTTCGGGTTCGAGCCGCCGCGTGAGCACGGTCATCATGTCGTCGAAGCGGTCGCGGCCATGGAAGAAGGCACGGCAAAGGTTTTCTTTGGCATGGGTGGGAATTTCGCTCGCGCCATCCCGGATACCGAGCGTTCCTATGAAGCGATGGGACGGCTGAACCTGACGGTCAACGTCACGACCAAGCTGAATCGTGGCCATCTGGTTCACGGCAAGGACGCACTGATCCTGCCGGTCGTGTCCCGCTCCGAGATTATCCGGACAACCAAGGGAGAGCAGTTCGTCACCATCGAGGATGCGATGTCGAACGTGACCCCGTCGCGCGGTGTGTTCGAACCGGTCAGCCCGGATGTGAGACCGGAAACCGAGATCATCTGTCGCGTGGCAATGGCGACGCTGCCTCATTCGAAAACAGCGTGGGCAGATTATATCGAGGATTATACGCTGATCCGTGACAGGATTGCGGAGGTCTATCCCGAGATTTACACCGGTTTTTCGGAGAAAATGAAAGATCCTCACGGTTTTCATCTCGATATTCCACCGCGCCGACGCGTGTGGAAAACGCCGAACGGCAAGGCGAACTTCATTGTCATGCCGGGACTTGAAGTCAACGACGTCATCGAAGATCCGGCCATGCTGCGTCTGGCGACGATCCGTTCGCACGATCAGTACAACACCACGATCTACAGCAATAGCGACCGGTATCGTGGTGTGTACAACAACCGCCTCGTCATTTTCATGAACAAGGAGGATCGTGAAGATCGGGGGCTGGAGAACGGAGCGGTCATCGGTCTGGAAACCTATAGCGAGGACGGACGCCGTCGGTACGTCGATGGGCTGACGATCCTTGACTATCCCATGCCGCGTGGCGCCATCGCGGGGTATTACCCGGAACTCAATCCGCTTCTGCCGCTTGATTTTTATGACGAGATCAGTGGCACGCCAGCCGCCAAGGCCATTCCGGTCAAAGTGGTGCCGAGTATTGCCTCGGCGGCGCCAATCCGGATCGCTGGCTGAGTATGTCCCATTCAATGCGGCGTTATCCCTCTGGGGGTAATGTCGCGGATGGAAAGCGAAGACCTTAGAACATGAATGCAGAACTCTTGCCGGTCGTCAGGCCCACAAAAGACCAGCTCAATCGACCGCTCAGGGATCTACGCATTTCCGTGATGGATCGGTGCAATTTTCGCTGCTCCTATTGCATGCCGGATTCGATTTATCATGAAGGTTTCAGTTTTCTGACGCCTGATGAACGGCTGAGTTTTGACGAAATCGAACGGGTGGCACGGGTAGCGGCTGAACTGGGCGTGACCAAGTTGCGGCTGACCGGAGGAGAACCACTGCTTCGTCCGAACCTGCCGGAACTGGTGGCGCGGCTTGTGCGGATTCCGGGGATCGAAGATATCGCGCTCACGACCAACGGGATGCTGCTGGCGCGTCAGGCTGCTGCACTTCGTAAAGCTGGTCTGCACCGTGTGACCGTGAGTCTCGATAGTCTGGATCCGACTGTGTTTGCGCGCATGAGCGGCGGACGCGGTGATCTGCAAACCGTGCTGGATGGTATCGAGGCAGCGCGTGCAATCGGTTTTCCTCATGGAGTGAAGATCAACACGGTTGTGCAGCGTGACGTGAACGACGCGGGTATCCCGAAACTTCTTGCACACTTCCGGCATACAGATGTGATCGTACGCTTGATAGAATATATGGATGTCGGCAATCGCAACGGCTGGGACCGTGCTGACGTCGTAACCTCGCGCGAGATGATGACGCGGATCGATGCGCTCTGGCCTCTTGATCCGGTGTCCCCTGCTTATCGTGGCGAAGTCGCTGCCCGTTACCGCTATGTCGATGGTGGTGGAGAGATCGGGTTCATCTCCTCGGTCAGTGCGCCGTTTTGCGGAAATTGCTCGCGGGCGCGGCTCTCTTCAGATGGGCAGCTATTCACCTGTCTCTTCGCCACGAAAGGCACCGACCTGCGGACAGTCCTGCGTGATGCCGATCATGCGGGTGAGGATGAGCCGCTCCGACAGGCGCTGGCGGGCATCTGGCATCGTCGCACCGATCGATACAGCGAAGAGCGTCAGGAACGACGGTCCCGGGCTGAAGCTTCTCCTGAGGATAAGGCGGGGGAGAAAATTGAAATGCACTATATCGGAGGGTGATGCGATGAATGGAGAAAGGCCGGTTTTCATCCATGACATGGTGATCCGCGAGGTGCGTCTTGTCGGCAAGATGATGTCTGTGACTGCGGTTTTATGAAGCCTCTCTACGGACTTGTTCTCGCGGGCGGTGTCAGCCGCCGCATGGGACAGGACAAGGCGGCGCTTGCTTATCAGGGGCGACCGCAACTTGACCGTGCGTTCAGCCTGCTTGCGCCGCGCGTCAGCCGCTGTTTTGTATCCCTGCGGGAAAACCAGAAAACCGATGCCGTGAGATGCGTCTATCCCGGAATCACCGATAGGTCTCAGGAAATCGGACCTGCCGCAGGTTTGCTCGCCGCTTACGAGGAATATCCTGATGTCGCATGGCTAGTACTGGCATGCGACCTGCCGTTTCTGGACGCGCCAACGCTCGATGCGCTGATTCAGGCCCGTCGGGAGGGATATACGGCTGTTGCGTTCCGAAGTGAGCATGACGAGTTACCGGAACCGTTCTGTACCATCTGGGAACCTGAGGCTCTGGAAATATTATCTCATCAGGTAGCGTCTGGCAGGGTCGGGCCGCGGCAGGCGCTTTTCAGCGGCGTTACAGGTCTTTTACCTCCATGCACCCCCGGCGCACTCGACAATATCAATACACCCGAGGAGCGGGAGCAGGCTGAAGTCAGGCTTGCCCACTGGCAGGAGCAGATATGCCAAGGATAGAACTCGAATATTTCGCACAACTGGGTGAACAGGCTGGTCGTCGCGTCGAAACGAGAGAGACGTCGGAGACCACGGCGGCAGCGCTTTATGAGGAACTTCGTGCGGCATATGGCTTTGCGCTTCCTGCCGGGCAGATGCGTGTTGCCGTGAATGCGGCTTTCCGACCCTGGACCCAGAGTCTGAAAGAAGGGGACCATGTGGTGTTCATTCCACCGGTCAGTGGCGGATGAGCCGCTTTCTGATTGCCGACACGACCGTCGACATCGGCGCGCTACGGGAAACGCTTCTGAAGCCAGAGGCTGGCGGTTTCTGCACTTTCGAGGGATGGGTGCGACAGACGAACGATGGAAGGCTCGTTTCAGCCATCGAGTATGAGGCGTTTGCACCTCTGGCTATTTCCGAAGGACGGTCCATTCTCGACGAGGTGAGGGAACGTTTTGACATCACGGCGACCTGCGCGATGCATCGGACGGGTTATCTGCCGGTTGGTGATCTCGCCGTATGGATCGGTGTTGCCGCACCCCATCGCGATGCCGCATTCAAGGCCTGCCGTTACGTCATTGATGAGATCAAGCGTCGCGTGCCGATCTGGAAACGCGAGCATTATGTGGATGGTCAAATTGAATGGGTGGCCTGTCATCATGTCGGCTGAAACGGCAGGTCTGTCCGGTAAGGGCGGTGGTTGCGCGCCATGATTCCCTTATTTCATACAACGAAAGTGACGGGCCTCGATTGTCCAGAGCAGGAGTTCGACCTGAATATCGCCGATGAGGTGCCGGTCAAACTTGTCTTCAATGGAATATTTCCCTACGGCGTGATGATGCTGACGCCGGATCATCTGACGGATTTCGCATTTGGTTACTGTCTGACGGAACGCATTATTGAGAAGGCAGAACAAATACGATCGGTCGTGATGACGGAAAGTGAAGATGGTCCGACGCTTGATATCACGGTTTCGGGTGACTGCTTTTCGGCGTTGTTGCGGCGCAGACCCCGAGCCCAGACCGGGCATTCGAGCTGTGGGATCTGCGGCAGCGACGATGTGCCCTCAGTGGATGCGAGCTGTCAGTCGCCTTTTGTGCTCAATCCCAGGATTTCGTCGGCTGCGATCCGTCGTGCGTTGCAGGATCTTGACCGCTGGCAGACACTGAATACTGCGACACGCATGGTCCACGGAGCAGCGTGGGCAAACGGGGAAGGCGAGATTCTTCTGATCCGGGAAGATATCGGTCGCCACAATGCGCTCGACAAGCTGATCGGTGTTCGTATGCGCAACGGCACGCTTTCCGACGACGGAATCTGTCTACTCACCAGCCGTTATTCCTATGAAATGGCGCTCAAGACAATATGCGCGGGCATGACCACTGTTGTCGCAGTATCAGCCCCGACTGAGCGTGCTTTTCGGCTGGCCGAGCGGATGAACCAGACGTTGATTGCAATCGCCCGGCATGACCGGCAGTTCGTCTTCTGCGGCGGTGAACGTCTGACGGGGCGATGATACCATCGGTTGAGACAGGAGTTGTTGTGCAGGAGCAGCGCGTGTCAGTGCGCCATGCCAGGGTATGCATTGCATGGCCTCGTCGAGAATGGAGTCGAAACAAGGACTGTGATGCCTTCGGCATTTCCGGTTCTGGCTGCTCACCCTTGCAGAGGCGCATGATATCCTGAAGAGCATCAGTGCATTACCCCATGAAGTCTCGGTTACGTGGCAGGCGATCGTATGAAGCATCAAGTTCGGCTTCATTCCGACAGCCGTGCATATCGTCCTGCTACTGCTGGAGGCCATGTAAACACAGTGCGATGATTTCGCGATCGAAGTGAATGTCCTTCCCAACGTAATAATCATCGACAAGCTGGTCAGCAAGGAACTCGATATATTACGATCAGTGCTCTCTAGGCGAAACAGGTGCTCTTCAACATCATAGAAACCGGGCTGCTTCATATCGCCTTTCCATTCCTCCAATCAGAACCGGAGGAGTGGAATCACAGAAAGCGACTCAAAACCCAGTTTTTTAGAGTCCTTCACGGCACAGAAATCCCGCTACAGGACCTTGGTTTATTAGAAAAATATCGTCCTATTATAGAAATAATTATAATGAAAATTAAATAAAATTCATTTCTGTTGTGTTTGTCGGATTTTTATAAAATATAGATATTTTTTATAAAATTTATTTTCTTATTGGTATGTGAGCTTTTTCTTTATTAATGAAATTATTTTGTCATAGCGACCGCAAGAAATTATATTGTTGTCCTTTTCTAATCTAAACTTCTCCCACTCACCAAAATAAGCTCCTTTTATAATGGCTTTATTGTTTTCATTAATCGGAGACGATGTAACAACACCATTTTTCTGAAAAGATATTCCGCAAAGGCTTTTATCACCAAGGAAATCCAGCATCAAAACTGGCGATAAGCTGTCCATCCCGTCAATATGTAGCACAGGCGCGTCTTTATGGGCTACAATCAGGAATATAGTATTTCCTGAAATAAATGCATGTACTGGGTGAGTAAAAGGCGTGCCGTTTCCACTGCTACCAAACCAGAGCGCACTTTCTTGTGGATGAATATAAGCCTCTAACCCTCTGTGATCATAAATTTTATATGGACCATCAATATCCATAGCCTGTGAAGGAATATTTTCTTTTTCCCAATCAGAAAATTCATAAAGAAAGTTATTTTTTACTTTTCCACAGACCCAATTATCAATAAATGAGACTAATTTTTTGGGATTGAGAACAGAAAAAGAACCACCAAAATGCTCTTTTCCTTCAATCGAATAGTCTTCTATATGGTAGTAAGAAATCTTTGCTTCGTTGACAGCATCAAAAAGTGCATATGATCGGTTGATTTTTTTTGAAAATGATAAAGCAAGGCCATTAGTGCCCTTACTAAAAGCGCTATTATGAAATGCAGATCCAACAAACCCTGTTACGTTTTTATTTCTGAAAAGACAGAGCTGATCGCACAAAGATAAATTCTCTGGACTTACAATAGAAAACCCATCGTTCCTTAAACTCTCTGATATCTCCTTTTCGTTTTTTATGTACAATCCCCCGTATTTTAAATTTTCTCTTGTAATATATACATTTTTTATTGAACGCAATTCTGGATCCGAATGCTGCATCGCCTTATCGCCAATTGATTGATAAAATTTGGCCAGTTCGTCATTTACGCAATTCCTATCCATCATGGGAGATTCTGCAACGATAAGATTTTTAATAATTACCGGAAATGTAAAGACTACAAAATCATTTTCGTCTATATCAAGAAGAAATAAAAATTCACGAAACCAAACCAGAGAAAGAATTTTTTCTCTGCTTAAATGGCTATTTAAAGCAATTTTATAGCCCATACTTTTAAATTTTTTGTAGTTCCACCACCGAGGCAGCGTATCCATTATAAAATGACCGTAATGGCCTACAAAAAAACCTCCCCAATAAATATCTGAGATAGAAGGAAAAGCACTTCTTGGGTTGAATTTTCCAAGAATATAATGTTTTTTCCCCATCACATAATCTAGTTCAGGCCCTCTGAATAGAGATCCTGCGGATATGATACGCCCATATTTATCATAAATACCAGAAAAATCCTCAAGTAATCTTTCACTGGAGGGGATGGCGAGGGCCGTTTTATATTCAAATACTTCCATGTCCTCACTAATAAGATCATATGATAGATTTTCACGTTCACATGGGGCAATCATGAATATTCCTTCGTGTAGACTTGGAAATTTTAAAATGGCAAAATAAATATATCACGAAAACATAAGAAAATTACTTAAAATTTCCTGTTTTCTCGTAACCCATGCTCAATATAATGGGCAAAGCCATCCCATCCAGAATGAGAAATATCGGGATTTAAAGAGAGGTAGCTATCGGCATTAAAGACAGTTCCAGCGAGTGGAGGTGCTTCCATTTCAAAAAATCCAGCTCCAAATTCCTGTAAAAAATCCCTCTTTTCCTCTTCGTTATTCCATGCAGAACGGTAAATAGGCTCTTTCTCCAAGGCTGTCAGAAGATTTGCATTTCGCTCCAGATCGGCCTTCTGGCCAGAGCTTTTTGCTTCCTTCAATTCAATACCGCTGTCCATTAGATAAAATCTATTATGCATTTCTCCATTCCAGAGGACACGCACTCCTCCAAAACCGGCTCTTAAAAATCGCAGGGAAAAATCTGTATGTTCATGCCCGTAACGCCCAAATCGGGTATCCATATAACCTACAGATGCCAAAGCTTTCGCATTCTGCGCTAGCAACATGCCTCCGATCATGTGCCCCACCCCCAGATTCATGGCGGTCATCGGGCGTCGTGGAGACGATCTGTCATAAAAATGAGGCACATAATTCACATGACCAACACGGTAGCTGCCGTAAGCCCACTCTTGTGCCCAGCCAAACATATTTGGAAAAACATCATCATCCATTAAAATAATGGAATCTGCTCTGCAAATATTAGAGAAAAAGAAAAGCCCTCTGTTTTTGTTCCAGGCAATGCCTTTATTGCTTCCTCCTATAACTGTGACTCCCAATCGTTTTAACGCTTCAATTGTTCCATCCGTCGATCCATCATCGCATACAACCAGGAAATAATTCTCTTTTGTAATTTGCCTTATTCTTTCGACAAGGGCGCAAACCATTTCTTTTCTATTGTATGTTGTAATTGCAATACCTATCTCGCATGCTTTCGGAACCATACCTGTTGCTTTCTTTTTTTGATGAGTAAAGTAAACAAACTCATAAATTCTCTTAGCTGTTTATACTGAAATTTTCTGGATTTTTCAAGGTTCTATCGGAGTTGAAACAAGAAAAAGTGTTTGGTTCTCAGTTGGATTTTGGTAGCCGTGAAGTGGCATGACTATAAAATATCGTAATCAGAAGTTGGACTTCATGCTATTGTTCATAGTCCCAGCTTTAGTCACAAGATCTGGAGGTTTGGCTTTCTGTTGGTGATATGGCGCGTTTAGGCATGACTGAACAGATTTTTACGAGTGCCTTTCCTGGCTGGGATGAGTGAGAGGCAGATATAGTATAATGTATGCTTGATGACATTGGTTGTGATGATTGTTCAGTCTAATGCAAATTATTCTTGTGAATATTTCAAATATTTGTGTAATGGAATGCATTATGTATTTTGTGTCTGAAAGATGCGGTGGGGATGGATGATTGCTGCGCGCAAACCGTATCCATCTGATGTCAGTGACGAAGAATGGTTCCTGATTGTCCCATACCCTTCTGATGAAAGAAG
Protein-coding regions in this window:
- the cydB gene encoding cytochrome d ubiquinol oxidase subunit II → MMDFAHWLPIIWAVILIAAISIYVILDGFDLGIGMLFMLERDETRRNVMISTIAPVWDGNETWMVLGGAVLYGVFPGAYATLLPAFYLPIVLMLVALIFRGVAFEFRVMTRGTPRARHWDLGFMIGSAVAAFCQGSVLGGVIQGVKVTDGAFSGGSLDWLTPFTILCGLSVMCGYALLGATWLVWRTTGVLEASCRHWAGRLAIGLFTCIVAVSFWTPLLHAPYLRRWTEWPNILFVAPVPVLVIVFGLLLAASLRKGHSRVPFLCALGWFFLCLSGLGITVWPYAVPPTLTLWDVSSPPSSQFFQLVGTVTLLPIILTYTIYSYRVFRGKVSEADGYH
- a CDS encoding DUF2474 family protein, whose protein sequence is MATIEIVKGDGSRASRHLSIRLAWLIAIWIVSTAAFFIAASLLHLLVPK
- a CDS encoding nitrate reductase associated protein, producing MIFEFERDFAGSLRCIPMITRQKLDIVGIKMTLRQWSRLSREERGRLVEMCCDTPAEQEAYRALVLDLIAARADEPVRFLPPLTFEDWREADQMPEAVSIQAEADGVPVPTPQQWAALSPLERFALIKLARSKHENENFVPALKEFGILQGEG
- a CDS encoding FdhF/YdeP family oxidoreductase, with amino-acid sequence MSKEKESEFKPYHHPAGGWGAANATAKVLMEQSVLVKGSRGLLAMNQPGGFKCPSCAFPDPDHRKTLEFCENGAKTLAHEVTKARVTREFFAQHTVTELMERSDYWLEMQGRLTEPMRYDAATDKYVPVAWDDAFALIGKHLQALDSPHQAEFYTSGRTANETAFLYSIFVREFGTNNFPDCSNMCHEPTSRGLPPAIGIGKGTIVMADFEHAEAIFVIGQNTGTNSPRMMTNLVEARKRGIPIVLINPMPERALIRFTEPQDILQMGTFGSTAISSEFVHVRIGGDLAIFKGMMRALFEAEERGEKVLDQDFIAEHTAGLEALRADVMSVSWADITRISGVSEEQIRRIAGIYAKSNATIICYGMGLTQHQEGSHLVQQVASLLLLKGNFGKKGAGIAPIRGHSNVQGDRTVGIDEKPTQAYLDRVRDVFGFEPPREHGHHVVEAVAAMEEGTAKVFFGMGGNFARAIPDTERSYEAMGRLNLTVNVTTKLNRGHLVHGKDALILPVVSRSEIIRTTKGEQFVTIEDAMSNVTPSRGVFEPVSPDVRPETEIICRVAMATLPHSKTAWADYIEDYTLIRDRIAEVYPEIYTGFSEKMKDPHGFHLDIPPRRRVWKTPNGKANFIVMPGLEVNDVIEDPAMLRLATIRSHDQYNTTIYSNSDRYRGVYNNRLVIFMNKEDREDRGLENGAVIGLETYSEDGRRRYVDGLTILDYPMPRGAIAGYYPELNPLLPLDFYDEISGTPAAKAIPVKVVPSIASAAPIRIAG
- the moaA gene encoding GTP 3',8-cyclase MoaA — its product is MNAELLPVVRPTKDQLNRPLRDLRISVMDRCNFRCSYCMPDSIYHEGFSFLTPDERLSFDEIERVARVAAELGVTKLRLTGGEPLLRPNLPELVARLVRIPGIEDIALTTNGMLLARQAAALRKAGLHRVTVSLDSLDPTVFARMSGGRGDLQTVLDGIEAARAIGFPHGVKINTVVQRDVNDAGIPKLLAHFRHTDVIVRLIEYMDVGNRNGWDRADVVTSREMMTRIDALWPLDPVSPAYRGEVAARYRYVDGGGEIGFISSVSAPFCGNCSRARLSSDGQLFTCLFATKGTDLRTVLRDADHAGEDEPLRQALAGIWHRRTDRYSEERQERRSRAEASPEDKAGEKIEMHYIGG
- a CDS encoding NTP transferase domain-containing protein, which encodes MKPLYGLVLAGGVSRRMGQDKAALAYQGRPQLDRAFSLLAPRVSRCFVSLRENQKTDAVRCVYPGITDRSQEIGPAAGLLAAYEEYPDVAWLVLACDLPFLDAPTLDALIQARREGYTAVAFRSEHDELPEPFCTIWEPEALEILSHQVASGRVGPRQALFSGVTGLLPPCTPGALDNINTPEEREQAEVRLAHWQEQICQG
- a CDS encoding MoaD/ThiS family protein, yielding MPRIELEYFAQLGEQAGRRVETRETSETTAAALYEELRAAYGFALPAGQMRVAVNAAFRPWTQSLKEGDHVVFIPPVSGG
- a CDS encoding molybdenum cofactor biosynthesis protein MoaE, producing the protein MSRFLIADTTVDIGALRETLLKPEAGGFCTFEGWVRQTNDGRLVSAIEYEAFAPLAISEGRSILDEVRERFDITATCAMHRTGYLPVGDLAVWIGVAAPHRDAAFKACRYVIDEIKRRVPIWKREHYVDGQIEWVACHHVG
- the fdhD gene encoding formate dehydrogenase accessory sulfurtransferase FdhD, giving the protein MIPLFHTTKVTGLDCPEQEFDLNIADEVPVKLVFNGIFPYGVMMLTPDHLTDFAFGYCLTERIIEKAEQIRSVVMTESEDGPTLDITVSGDCFSALLRRRPRAQTGHSSCGICGSDDVPSVDASCQSPFVLNPRISSAAIRRALQDLDRWQTLNTATRMVHGAAWANGEGEILLIREDIGRHNALDKLIGVRMRNGTLSDDGICLLTSRYSYEMALKTICAGMTTVVAVSAPTERAFRLAERMNQTLIAIARHDRQFVFCGGERLTGR
- a CDS encoding glycosyltransferase family 61 protein, whose protein sequence is MIAPCERENLSYDLISEDMEVFEYKTALAIPSSERLLEDFSGIYDKYGRIISAGSLFRGPELDYVMGKKHYILGKFNPRSAFPSISDIYWGGFFVGHYGHFIMDTLPRWWNYKKFKSMGYKIALNSHLSREKILSLVWFREFLFLLDIDENDFVVFTFPVIIKNLIVAESPMMDRNCVNDELAKFYQSIGDKAMQHSDPELRSIKNVYITRENLKYGGLYIKNEKEISESLRNDGFSIVSPENLSLCDQLCLFRNKNVTGFVGSAFHNSAFSKGTNGLALSFSKKINRSYALFDAVNEAKISYYHIEDYSIEGKEHFGGSFSVLNPKKLVSFIDNWVCGKVKNNFLYEFSDWEKENIPSQAMDIDGPYKIYDHRGLEAYIHPQESALWFGSSGNGTPFTHPVHAFISGNTIFLIVAHKDAPVLHIDGMDSLSPVLMLDFLGDKSLCGISFQKNGVVTSSPINENNKAIIKGAYFGEWEKFRLEKDNNIISCGRYDKIISLIKKKLTYQ
- a CDS encoding glycosyltransferase family 2 protein, which encodes MVPKACEIGIAITTYNRKEMVCALVERIRQITKENYFLVVCDDGSTDGTIEALKRLGVTVIGGSNKGIAWNKNRGLFFFSNICRADSIILMDDDVFPNMFGWAQEWAYGSYRVGHVNYVPHFYDRSSPRRPMTAMNLGVGHMIGGMLLAQNAKALASVGYMDTRFGRYGHEHTDFSLRFLRAGFGGVRVLWNGEMHNRFYLMDSGIELKEAKSSGQKADLERNANLLTALEKEPIYRSAWNNEEEKRDFLQEFGAGFFEMEAPPLAGTVFNADSYLSLNPDISHSGWDGFAHYIEHGLRENRKF